The following proteins are encoded in a genomic region of alpha proteobacterium U9-1i:
- a CDS encoding cell division protein BolA, which produces MGANDNADKELTDTKLQTRASRIEAAVEAGFAPHEMLLIDESAKHAGHAGARPGGETHYRLRVVSTVFDGLSRVARQRLVNEALAGEFASGLHALSLELKSPEEA; this is translated from the coding sequence ATGGGCGCCAATGACAATGCGGACAAGGAATTGACAGACACGAAATTGCAGACGCGCGCTTCGCGAATTGAGGCTGCCGTTGAGGCGGGCTTCGCGCCTCACGAAATGTTGCTGATCGATGAATCGGCCAAACATGCCGGCCACGCTGGCGCTCGGCCAGGCGGCGAGACGCATTACCGGTTACGGGTTGTGTCGACGGTGTTTGACGGTCTTTCACGGGTGGCGCGGCAACGCCTGGTCAATGAGGCCTTGGCAGGCGAATTCGCCAGCGGCCTTCATGCGCTCTCACTCGAACTAAAATCACCCGAAGAGGCTTGA
- a CDS encoding LSU ribosomal protein L28p yields the protein MSRRCELTGTNRQIGHKVSHSNIKTKREFKPNLVDVTLASDALARSFRLRITAAALRSVDHIGGLDAFLLKAGEEKLSVRAAKIRRDLKKKLAEAPAAA from the coding sequence ATGTCCCGCCGTTGCGAGCTGACCGGAACCAACCGCCAAATCGGCCACAAGGTCAGCCACTCCAACATCAAGACCAAGCGCGAGTTCAAGCCGAATCTCGTCGACGTGACGTTGGCGAGCGATGCATTGGCCCGCAGCTTCCGCCTCCGCATCACCGCTGCAGCGCTCCGCTCGGTGGACCATATCGGCGGCCTCGACGCTTTCCTGCTGAAGGCTGGCGAAGAGAAGCTCTCAGTGCGCGCGGCGAAGATCCGCCGTGACCTGAAGAAGAAGCTCGCGGAAGCTCCGGCCGCCGCTTGA
- a CDS encoding carD-like transcriptional regulator: MTTATATTPTSFRPGDHIVYPAHGVGRVMGVEKQSVAGLDLDVFVISFEQDKMTLRVPTAKARSCGMRPLASGEVVDQAMKTLQGRARIKRTMWSRRAQEYEAKINSGDLVSIAEVVRDLHRAGDQPEQSYSERQLYESALDRMARELAAVEKLDREAALEKLSASLALKKQASQAAA; this comes from the coding sequence ATGACGACTGCAACCGCGACTACGCCGACCTCTTTCCGCCCGGGCGACCACATCGTTTACCCGGCGCACGGCGTTGGGCGGGTCATGGGCGTCGAAAAGCAATCGGTGGCGGGTCTCGATCTCGACGTGTTCGTTATCTCGTTCGAGCAGGACAAGATGACCCTGCGCGTCCCGACCGCGAAGGCGCGCTCGTGCGGCATGCGTCCGCTCGCCTCGGGCGAAGTGGTCGACCAAGCCATGAAGACGCTGCAAGGCCGCGCCCGCATCAAGCGGACGATGTGGAGCCGCCGCGCCCAAGAATACGAAGCGAAGATCAATTCTGGCGACCTCGTGTCGATCGCAGAAGTGGTCCGCGACCTTCACCGCGCTGGCGACCAGCCCGAGCAATCCTATTCCGAGCGCCAACTCTATGAGAGCGCGCTTGACCGGATGGCCCGCGAACTCGCCGCCGTGGAGAAGCTCGATCGCGAAGCAGCACTGGAGAAGCTCTCGGCTTCGCTGGCGCTGAAGAAGCAAGCGTCGCAGGCCGCCGCCTAA
- a CDS encoding aerobic cobaltochelatase CobT subunit, with amino-acid sequence MSQKETPSETFKRALSQSTRALAGREEDLEIAFGAEGPRLAPGKIVLPHPPRVITDPEAERLRGQADGLALKLAYHDDAEHTRQRPQGAEARALFDAAEEMRVQALGANAMKGVSNNLTAALTDTYERRGFARMNDRQSAPMADALALIVRERLTGLKPPTNAQGVVTAWRAFIEQKAGKTLDRLSGESAADQRLFGQLARDLIRDLDMADELGDEPANEDPNEAPNEQPPPPEGDSPDGEDQDDQDSPADIEMLDSDIDSDSEQSMSVDIDSENQPEESEDDEPGEKPMRPKERNAPDDPNANYKVFTHAHDEEISAEELCDGEELARLRSYLDQQLKPLQSVVGRLANRLQRRLMAKQNRSWSFDLEEGVLDTARLTRVIIDPMSALSFKQEEDMPFKDTVVTLLLDNSGSMRGRPIMVAALCADILARTLERCGVKVEILGFTTRAWKGGKAKEDWLAAGRPPQPGRLNDLRHVTYKSADAPWRRARRNLGLMMREGLLKENIDGEALMWAHERLLGRAEQRRILMVISDGAPVDDSTLSANPGNYLERHLRGVIHWIETKSPVELIAIGIGHDVTRYYRRAVTITDAEQLGGAMTEKLAELFDEEPAAQPARPVRKRERVPA; translated from the coding sequence ATGTCCCAGAAGGAAACCCCGTCTGAAACCTTCAAGCGCGCGCTGTCGCAATCGACGCGGGCGTTGGCGGGGCGCGAGGAGGATTTGGAGATCGCGTTTGGCGCGGAGGGGCCGCGGCTCGCGCCCGGCAAGATCGTGCTGCCGCACCCGCCGCGCGTGATCACCGATCCAGAAGCTGAGCGCTTGCGCGGCCAGGCGGACGGTTTGGCGCTGAAGCTTGCGTATCACGACGACGCCGAACATACCCGACAGAGACCGCAAGGCGCCGAAGCGCGGGCGCTGTTCGACGCCGCCGAAGAGATGCGTGTGCAGGCGCTTGGCGCCAACGCGATGAAGGGCGTTTCGAACAACCTCACCGCGGCTTTGACGGATACGTACGAGCGGCGCGGCTTTGCGCGCATGAACGATCGCCAGAGCGCGCCGATGGCTGATGCTTTGGCGTTGATCGTGCGGGAACGTCTCACCGGGCTGAAGCCGCCAACCAATGCGCAAGGTGTCGTGACGGCGTGGCGTGCGTTCATCGAGCAAAAGGCTGGCAAGACGCTCGACAGGCTCTCCGGCGAATCCGCCGCCGATCAGCGCCTCTTTGGTCAACTCGCGCGCGATCTCATCCGCGACCTCGACATGGCCGATGAGCTTGGCGATGAGCCCGCCAACGAAGATCCAAACGAAGCGCCGAACGAGCAACCGCCGCCGCCTGAGGGCGATAGCCCTGACGGTGAGGATCAGGACGACCAGGACAGCCCCGCCGACATCGAGATGCTCGACAGTGATATCGACAGCGATTCCGAACAGAGCATGAGCGTCGACATCGATTCAGAGAATCAGCCTGAGGAAAGCGAGGACGACGAGCCCGGCGAAAAGCCGATGCGTCCGAAAGAGCGCAACGCGCCAGACGATCCGAACGCAAACTATAAGGTGTTCACCCACGCTCACGACGAGGAAATTTCGGCCGAAGAATTGTGCGACGGCGAGGAATTGGCGCGGCTGCGTTCCTATCTCGATCAACAGCTGAAGCCGCTGCAAAGCGTTGTGGGGCGTTTGGCCAACCGCTTACAGCGCCGGTTGATGGCTAAGCAAAACCGTTCGTGGTCGTTCGATCTGGAGGAGGGCGTGCTCGATACCGCGCGGCTGACGCGTGTGATCATCGATCCGATGTCGGCGCTGTCGTTCAAGCAAGAAGAGGATATGCCGTTCAAGGATACGGTCGTCACTTTGCTGCTCGACAATTCCGGCTCGATGCGCGGGCGGCCGATTATGGTGGCGGCGTTGTGCGCCGACATCCTCGCCCGTACGCTCGAACGCTGCGGCGTGAAGGTGGAGATTTTGGGTTTCACCACGCGCGCCTGGAAGGGCGGCAAGGCCAAGGAAGATTGGCTCGCCGCGGGCCGTCCGCCGCAGCCGGGCCGGCTGAACGATCTGCGTCATGTCACTTACAAAAGCGCTGACGCGCCCTGGCGGCGCGCGCGGCGCAATCTTGGGCTGATGATGCGCGAGGGGTTGCTCAAGGAAAACATCGACGGCGAGGCTTTGATGTGGGCGCACGAACGCCTGCTTGGCCGCGCGGAGCAGCGCCGCATCTTGATGGTGATCTCCGACGGTGCGCCAGTGGATGATTCAACGCTCTCGGCCAATCCCGGAAATTATCTCGAACGACATTTGCGCGGTGTGATCCATTGGATTGAGACGAAGTCTCCGGTGGAGTTGATCGCCATCGGCATCGGCCACGACGTCACGCGCTATTATCGCCGCGCCGTCACGATAACGGACGCAGAGCAGCTTGGCGGCGCAATGACGGAGAAGCTTGCGGAATTGTTCGACGAGGAGCCGGCTGCGCAACCGGCGCGCCCGGTGCGCAAGCGCGAACGCGTGCCGGCGTGA
- a CDS encoding hypothetical protein (FIG003437) codes for MSETFAYRPKFVDIRVKKPAEGEAVKAAPKDKDRPCDHIGCAKPGAHRAPKSRERVNEYWHFCMEHVTDYNRRWNYFAGMTDDEFAAYQSREEVGHRPTWTLRSGKGDRLSAAARGFQAGRRSDPFGMFHSSGPDAGAPVQKPSRRLTRLQTLALEALSLDESADAAQIRARYAEQVKRWHPDSNGGDRGAEVHLQRVVQAYQTLKAGGLV; via the coding sequence ATGTCAGAGACCTTCGCCTATCGCCCCAAGTTCGTAGACATCCGCGTCAAGAAGCCCGCGGAAGGCGAAGCCGTGAAGGCCGCGCCGAAGGATAAGGACCGTCCTTGCGATCACATAGGGTGCGCCAAGCCCGGCGCCCATCGCGCGCCGAAAAGCCGCGAACGGGTGAACGAGTATTGGCATTTCTGCATGGAACACGTCACCGACTATAACCGCCGGTGGAACTATTTCGCCGGCATGACCGACGATGAATTTGCCGCCTACCAGTCACGCGAAGAGGTGGGGCACCGGCCCACCTGGACGCTCCGCTCCGGCAAGGGCGACCGCCTCTCCGCCGCCGCCAGAGGCTTTCAAGCTGGCCGCCGCAGCGATCCGTTCGGCATGTTTCACAGTTCCGGGCCGGACGCTGGCGCGCCCGTGCAGAAGCCCAGCCGCCGCCTCACACGGCTCCAGACCCTGGCTTTGGAGGCGCTGTCGCTCGACGAGAGCGCTGATGCCGCCCAGATCCGGGCCCGCTACGCCGAGCAGGTCAAACGCTGGCACCCGGACTCCAACGGCGGCGACCGGGGCGCCGAGGTCCATCTCCAGCGCGTTGTTCAGGCCTATCAGACGCTCAAAGCCGGCGGTCTGGTTTAG
- a CDS encoding ATP-dependent dna helicase: MNSPQRPPILKVMSARAPASSPPIVRAVLGPTNTGKTHLAIERMLGHASGMIGLPLRLLAREVYDRVVKAKGPALAALITGEEKIVPEGARYFIGTVEAMPLDRRTEFLAVDEVQVSADPDRGHVFTDRILHARGFGETMLLGSDTMRPMIRRLLPHAEIVRRERMSTLAYVGHKKITKLPKRSAVVAFSAEEVYAIAELLRRHRGGAAVVMGALSPRTRNAQVELYQSGEVDFLVATDAIGMGLNMDVDHVAFASRRKFDGHRWRELRPDEIAQIAGRAGRFTRDGDFGETGECPPFEEEIIERVEAHEFEAVDAIQWRNAELNFASVPALIASLETPPDRAGLTRVRGAEDEEVLKRLFGDGHLDPLVNTKYDVRRLWEACQLPDFRKTTPDEHAKLVGRIAGYILKPKGRIPPEWAMAEVEKLDRAEGDLDALQSRLAHVRTWSYIAHRADWLADLETFRARTREVEDKLSDALHAALTQRFIDRRTSALLKSLKREDALLAGVTAEGEVSVEGHFVGQLDGLEFKPDPRALGLEGRAVRNAAWRALRPEVSRRLAEIASAADAGVELDRDGRLRFAGSAVARLTPGSNVMAPRVELIGGEAASEAERHPALARLNAWVEGRISADLRPLLALEAAWREGRLPIDARGLAFRLLESAGARDRADEPLHELGEQARAALWKYGVRIGRHSIFMPALVRPHAARTLAILHHVRAPNAPLFLPKPGALSVTLERPLSWSEAAAAGYRVCGRTAVRFDMAERLGDAVCAAAARGPTQLTPEFSRLIHRPTRDVADVLRSLGYRSVEASAERPAGWAPPEERVQRRRQRQGEGPFAALAELMPAGDRPPRRRRRRA, encoded by the coding sequence TTGAATTCGCCGCAACGTCCGCCCATCCTCAAAGTGATGTCCGCGCGCGCGCCTGCTTCGTCTCCGCCGATCGTGCGCGCCGTCTTGGGTCCCACCAACACGGGCAAAACCCATCTCGCGATTGAACGGATGCTGGGGCACGCGTCGGGCATGATCGGCCTGCCGCTGCGGCTGCTCGCGCGCGAGGTCTATGATCGCGTGGTCAAGGCCAAGGGGCCAGCGCTCGCCGCGCTGATCACCGGCGAAGAGAAGATCGTGCCGGAAGGCGCGCGGTATTTCATCGGCACGGTCGAGGCTATGCCGCTCGATCGGCGCACGGAATTTCTCGCCGTGGATGAAGTGCAGGTCTCCGCAGATCCCGATCGCGGACACGTGTTCACGGACCGCATTCTCCATGCGCGCGGTTTCGGCGAAACCATGCTGCTCGGCTCCGACACGATGCGGCCGATGATCCGCCGCCTGCTGCCGCACGCCGAGATCGTCCGCCGTGAACGCATGTCGACGCTTGCCTATGTCGGCCACAAGAAGATCACCAAGCTTCCGAAGCGCTCGGCCGTCGTCGCCTTCTCGGCGGAGGAGGTGTACGCGATCGCCGAACTGTTGCGCCGGCATCGCGGCGGTGCGGCCGTGGTGATGGGTGCGCTCAGTCCGCGCACGCGCAACGCGCAGGTCGAGTTGTATCAAAGCGGCGAGGTGGATTTCCTCGTCGCCACAGATGCGATTGGCATGGGCCTCAACATGGACGTTGATCACGTCGCGTTCGCGTCGCGTCGGAAATTCGATGGCCATCGCTGGCGCGAGTTGCGTCCCGACGAGATCGCGCAGATCGCAGGCCGTGCCGGCCGGTTCACCCGCGATGGCGATTTCGGTGAGACCGGCGAATGCCCGCCATTCGAGGAAGAGATTATCGAGCGCGTGGAGGCGCACGAGTTTGAAGCGGTGGACGCGATTCAATGGCGCAACGCTGAGCTGAACTTCGCCAGCGTGCCGGCTCTGATCGCTTCTCTCGAAACGCCGCCAGATCGTGCAGGTCTGACGCGCGTGCGCGGCGCTGAAGACGAAGAAGTGCTCAAGCGTTTGTTCGGCGACGGCCATCTCGATCCGCTGGTAAACACCAAATACGACGTGCGTCGGTTATGGGAAGCGTGCCAGCTCCCGGATTTCCGCAAGACCACGCCCGACGAACACGCCAAGCTCGTCGGCCGGATCGCCGGCTATATCCTCAAGCCCAAAGGCCGCATTCCGCCGGAATGGGCGATGGCCGAGGTGGAAAAGCTCGACCGCGCCGAAGGCGATCTCGACGCTTTGCAATCGCGCCTCGCGCACGTGCGTACCTGGAGCTACATCGCCCACCGCGCCGATTGGCTGGCGGACCTCGAAACCTTCCGCGCCCGCACCCGTGAGGTGGAAGACAAGCTCTCCGACGCGCTCCACGCAGCGCTCACGCAACGCTTCATCGATCGCCGCACCTCGGCGCTGTTGAAGAGCCTGAAGCGCGAAGATGCGCTGCTCGCCGGTGTCACGGCGGAGGGCGAGGTGAGCGTCGAGGGCCATTTCGTCGGTCAGCTTGACGGCTTGGAGTTCAAGCCCGACCCGCGCGCGCTTGGGCTCGAAGGCCGCGCCGTGCGCAACGCCGCCTGGCGGGCGCTGCGGCCGGAGGTGTCGCGGCGTTTGGCGGAGATCGCTTCAGCAGCTGATGCGGGTGTGGAGCTTGATCGCGATGGGCGGTTGCGCTTTGCGGGGAGCGCTGTCGCAAGGTTGACGCCGGGCAGCAATGTGATGGCGCCGCGGGTAGAACTGATCGGCGGTGAGGCGGCGTCGGAGGCCGAACGCCATCCGGCGCTGGCGCGGCTCAATGCTTGGGTCGAGGGGCGCATCTCGGCTGACCTTCGCCCGCTGTTGGCGCTTGAAGCCGCATGGCGCGAGGGACGTTTGCCGATTGACGCGCGGGGTCTTGCGTTTCGTTTGCTCGAGAGCGCCGGCGCCCGCGACCGCGCCGATGAACCACTGCACGAACTGGGCGAGCAAGCGCGCGCCGCCTTGTGGAAGTACGGCGTACGCATCGGCCGGCACTCGATCTTCATGCCTGCTCTGGTGCGCCCGCACGCGGCGCGCACCTTGGCGATCCTGCATCACGTGCGCGCGCCGAACGCGCCGTTGTTTCTGCCAAAGCCGGGCGCCTTGTCTGTTACCTTGGAGCGTCCACTGAGTTGGAGCGAGGCTGCCGCCGCTGGCTATCGCGTCTGTGGGCGCACCGCCGTGCGCTTCGACATGGCGGAGCGCTTGGGTGATGCGGTGTGTGCGGCGGCGGCGCGCGGACCGACACAATTGACGCCGGAATTCTCGCGGCTCATCCATCGGCCCACGCGGGACGTCGCCGATGTGTTGCGGTCGCTTGGCTATCGTTCGGTTGAGGCAAGCGCCGAGCGGCCTGCCGGGTGGGCGCCGCCTGAGGAACGCGTCCAACGCCGCCGCCAGCGCCAGGGTGAGGGGCCGTTCGCGGCCTTGGCCGAACTCATGCCGGCGGGTGATCGGCCGCCACGCCGGCGCCGGCGCCGCGCATGA
- a CDS encoding ribosome-associated heat shock protein — translation MTSEADRIRVDVWLWRARFAKTRAVATDLISAGGVRLMRDGQTRRLEKSSATVIAGDVLVFSQPNGLRTVEVLALGARRGPPAEARTLYRDLGAHLHVEPDPLA, via the coding sequence ATGACCTCAGAGGCCGATCGCATCCGCGTTGATGTTTGGCTCTGGCGCGCGCGCTTCGCGAAGACCCGCGCGGTTGCGACCGACTTGATCAGCGCCGGGGGTGTCCGGCTTATGCGCGATGGGCAGACCCGGCGGCTTGAAAAGTCCTCCGCCACCGTGATTGCCGGCGACGTGCTCGTGTTTTCGCAACCGAACGGCCTAAGAACGGTCGAGGTGCTCGCTTTGGGCGCCCGTCGCGGTCCGCCGGCTGAGGCGCGCACGCTCTACCGCGACCTGGGCGCACACTTGCATGTCGAACCAGACCCGCTTGCTTGA
- a CDS encoding Mll3551 protein codes for MKSPFAALGLSLGLIALAGPASAQSAQAATAGPRVEAVYSAHARGMNVGDFTYNFSQTGQTYEVSAARRTTGIARSLLGSQQDYSYSVRGAVAGNGALRPQAYTHRGGRRDRVVRSTFSADDITTTSEPRMGMGNPAATQAQKRGAVDQLTAIATMITASSDPCSGTVKVYMDGRSRFDFVLTPNGRVNVNTAAFQGEALRCSVQFRPIAGFSDPQEAATLTFLFAPTSSGLYAPVRIEMPSDDVGVIRLEARRLTVNGTRLR; via the coding sequence ATGAAATCCCCCTTCGCCGCCCTTGGTTTGAGCCTTGGCCTTATCGCCTTGGCCGGCCCAGCTTCGGCGCAGTCCGCCCAAGCGGCGACGGCGGGCCCTCGGGTCGAGGCGGTCTATTCCGCCCATGCGCGTGGCATGAACGTGGGCGATTTTACCTATAATTTCAGCCAAACCGGCCAGACCTATGAGGTGAGTGCGGCGCGCCGCACCACCGGGATCGCCCGCAGCCTGCTCGGCAGCCAACAGGATTATTCCTATTCGGTGCGGGGTGCGGTGGCCGGCAACGGCGCGTTGCGGCCGCAGGCTTACACACACCGCGGCGGCCGGCGCGACCGTGTCGTGCGCTCTACCTTCTCGGCTGACGATATCACCACCACGTCCGAACCGCGCATGGGCATGGGCAACCCGGCGGCCACCCAGGCCCAAAAGCGCGGCGCCGTGGATCAGCTCACCGCCATCGCGACGATGATCACCGCCAGCAGCGATCCCTGCTCGGGCACGGTGAAAGTGTATATGGATGGCCGTTCGCGCTTCGATTTTGTGCTGACGCCGAACGGGCGCGTGAACGTCAATACCGCCGCGTTTCAGGGCGAGGCGCTCCGCTGCAGCGTCCAATTCCGCCCGATCGCCGGCTTCTCGGACCCGCAGGAGGCGGCGACCTTGACCTTCCTCTTTGCGCCAACATCGAGCGGCCTCTACGCGCCCGTCCGCATTGAAATGCCGAGCGATGATGTCGGTGTTATCCGCCTCGAAGCGCGCCGGCTGACCGTGAACGGGACGCGGCTGCGCTAG
- a CDS encoding 4Fe-4S ferredoxin, iron-sulfur binding gives MTYVVTDACVRCKYMDCVEVCPVDCFYEGENFLVIHPDECIDCGVCEPECPVDAIKPDSQDEPDGKWLKINTEFAKVWPNITVKGTPPSDADDFKDKQGKFEQYFSSDPGKGE, from the coding sequence ATGACCTACGTCGTCACCGACGCATGCGTGCGTTGCAAATACATGGACTGCGTCGAGGTCTGCCCCGTCGACTGCTTCTATGAGGGCGAGAACTTCCTCGTTATTCACCCGGACGAATGCATCGATTGCGGGGTTTGCGAGCCGGAATGCCCCGTCGACGCGATCAAGCCTGACAGTCAGGATGAGCCGGACGGGAAATGGTTGAAGATAAACACTGAGTTCGCCAAGGTTTGGCCGAATATCACCGTAAAGGGCACGCCGCCGAGCGATGCCGACGACTTCAAAGACAAACAGGGTAAATTCGAGCAATACTTTAGCTCTGACCCCGGCAAAGGCGAGTAA
- a CDS encoding aerobic cobaltochelatase CobS subunit has translation MSTADDLLSMKPDRQVSAREFGVQSDMKVPAFSKRTEYVPEIDDAYKFDPQTTFAILAGFAHNRRVMVQGYHGTGKSTHVEQVAARLNWPLVRINLDSHVSRIDLVGKDAIVLKDGKQITEFREGMLPWALQRPVAICFDEYDAGRPDVMFVIQRVLESSGKLTLLDQNRVITANPFFRLFATTNTIGLGDTTGLYHGTQQINQAQMDRWSVVTVLNYLEHDVEAEIVLAKSPSYNNAEGKRTIMAMVRVADMTRNAFMNGDVSTVMSPRTVITWAQNAEIFGDIGLAFRMTFLNKCDELERPTVAEFYQRAFGADLPEAATRVKVA, from the coding sequence ATGAGCACCGCCGACGATCTCCTTTCCATGAAGCCCGACCGCCAAGTCTCGGCCCGCGAGTTCGGCGTTCAGAGTGATATGAAAGTCCCCGCCTTCTCCAAGCGCACCGAATACGTGCCCGAGATCGACGACGCCTATAAATTCGACCCGCAGACGACGTTCGCGATCCTCGCCGGCTTTGCGCACAACCGCCGCGTCATGGTGCAGGGCTATCACGGCACCGGCAAATCCACGCACGTGGAGCAAGTGGCCGCGCGGCTCAATTGGCCGCTCGTGCGCATCAACCTCGACAGCCACGTCTCGCGCATCGATCTCGTCGGCAAGGACGCGATCGTTCTGAAGGACGGCAAGCAGATCACCGAGTTTCGCGAAGGCATGCTGCCCTGGGCGCTGCAGCGTCCGGTGGCGATCTGTTTTGACGAATACGACGCCGGGCGGCCGGACGTGATGTTCGTGATCCAGCGCGTGCTGGAATCGAGCGGCAAGCTCACGCTTCTCGATCAGAACCGCGTCATCACCGCCAACCCGTTCTTCCGTTTGTTCGCGACCACGAACACGATCGGCCTAGGCGACACGACCGGCCTCTATCACGGCACCCAGCAGATCAACCAAGCGCAGATGGACCGCTGGTCCGTCGTCACCGTGCTCAATTATCTGGAGCACGACGTCGAAGCCGAAATCGTGCTGGCGAAGTCGCCGAGCTACAACAATGCCGAAGGCAAGCGCACGATCATGGCCATGGTGCGCGTCGCCGACATGACGCGCAATGCCTTTATGAACGGCGACGTTTCCACCGTGATGAGCCCGCGGACGGTGATCACCTGGGCGCAAAACGCCGAAATCTTCGGCGACATCGGCCTCGCGTTCCGAATGACGTTCTTGAACAAATGCGATGAGCTAGAGCGGCCTACGGTGGCGGAGTTCTACCAGCGTGCGTTCGGCGCAGACCTGCCGGAAGCGGCGACGCGCGTGAAGGTGGCTTAG